The uncultured Methanobrevibacter sp. genome includes the window ATCTGACGAACTCAGACAAACCTTAGGTCTCTCCAGATCTGCAGACGGATTCTACATGGAAGCTCACCCTAAACTCAGACCTGTTGACACCTTAACTGACGGTGTTTACATTGCAGGTGTAGCACAAGGTCCTAAAGATATTCCTGACTCCGTAGCACAAGGTTCAGCTGCAGCATCCAGAGCAGCTATCCCAATGGCTAAAGGACAAGTAGAAATCGAACCTATTATTGCATCTAACGATGAAACTGTTTGTGGTGCTTGCCAAGTATGTGTTGAATTATGCCCATTCGATGCTATTTCAATCGCAACTGGTGTAGGTGGAAAAGAATTTGCACAAATTAACTCCGCATTATGTAAAGGATGTGGAACTTGTGTAGGTGCATGTCCATCTGGTGCTATGAACCAACAACACTTCAAAACCGAGCAAATTATGGCACAAATCAGTGCTGCTCTTGAAGACTTAGGTAAATAGATTTAGAGATTAATTTCTCTATTTTTTCAAATGCTTGATGTTAATGTGAAAATC containing:
- a CDS encoding 4Fe-4S binding protein, with the translated sequence SDELRQTLGLSRSADGFYMEAHPKLRPVDTLTDGVYIAGVAQGPKDIPDSVAQGSAAASRAAIPMAKGQVEIEPIIASNDETVCGACQVCVELCPFDAISIATGVGGKEFAQINSALCKGCGTCVGACPSGAMNQQHFKTEQIMAQISAALEDLGK